The Meiothermus sp. genome segment GTCTCGCCGGGTTCCAACCTGCTCATTCAGGCCCTGGTACAGGCGGCGGGGCGGGTGCTGGATACGGCACCTTCCTTTCCTCACTACGCTTTTTCCGCTAAAATTTCGGCCACCCCTTACCAGGCCATCGCGCTGGGTGAGGGATTTGCACTACCGATGGAGGCGCTGCTCGAGGCCCAGCAAAAAACCCCTGCTGTACTCTTTCTGCCCAACCCCCACGCCCCCACCGCGCAGCTCTTCGCCGAGCGCGATATCCGCCGCCTGGCCGATAGAGCCGCGCAAACCGGCGGGCTGCTGGTTATCGATGAGGCCTACCACCAGTTTTCGGGCACCGACTACGCCTGGCTGGCCAGCGCCAACCCCCATGTGGCCATTCTGCGTACTTTCTCCAAGGCCTGGGGTCTTGGGGGCATTCGGGCGGGCTACCTGATGGCCTCGCCCGAGGTTTGCAACGTTGTGCAGAACTTTGTGCCCCCCTTTGGCCTGCCCGCCCACACCGGCCAGATTCTCCTCTCGGTTTTGGAGTCGCCCGGCTATGTGCAGGGTATTGTGCAGACCTTGCTGGCCGAGCGCGAGCAATTATTTCAAGCCCTGCACTCACACCCGACCTGGAAGGTCTACCCGAGCCAGACCAACTTTTTGCTGATCCGTACCCCCGATGCCGCCGCCGCTTACAGTGCACTGCTGGAGCAAGGGATCCTGGTGCGGCGGCAAGACCATTACCTGGGCCTGGAAGGTTGTATCCGGGTCTCGGTAGGTACGCCACAGGAAAACCGGCGCTTTTTGCAGGCTGCGTTCTCCCTCGCCGAGGTGCCCCATGCGTAGTGCGACCATCGAACGCAACACCGCTGAAACCCAGATTAAGCTAAGCCTGAGCCTCGACGGAGTTTCTCAGGCAAGCATTTCAACCGGACTGGGTTTTCTCGATCACATGCTGCTGGCCTTCCAGCGGCATGGGCGTTTTGGGCTGGTGGTAGAAGCCAGAGGTGACCTGGCCGTAGACGTGCACCACCTGGTAGAGGATGTAGGTATTGTGCTGGGCATGGCTTTCAAGCAGGCGGTGGGGGAGGGTAGGGGAATCGAGCGCTACGGCGAGGCCAGCGTACCCATGGACGAGACCCTGGTGCAGGTGGTGCTGGACTTTTCCGGGCGCAGCTACCTGGCCTTTGCGCCCGAGGAACTTGGCATTGAAGGGACGGCGGGGGGCCTGAATGCCTACCACCTGCGCGAGTTTCTGCGGGGGCTGTGCAACCATGCGGGGCTCACCCTGCACGTGCGCGTACTGGCGGGCCGGGAAGCCCATCACGTGCTCGAGGCCGCCTTTAAGGCCCTTGCCCGGGCCTTGTACCAGGCCACTCGCCTGACCCGCACCGACCTGCCCAGCACCAAGGAAGTTTTATAGGATACCCGCGCAAGACGCACCGACGTTATGAAAACACTCCTGATTGACTACGGCTCAGGTAACCTGCACAGTGCGGCCAAAGCGCTGCAAGCCACAGGCTACCAGGTTACCGTGTCGGCTGACCCCAGCACGATAGACCGGCACGACCTGCTGGTGCTGCCAGGGCAGGGCCATTTCGGCCAGGTGATGCGTTCGTTCAAGGCTTCCGGGTTTGAGGAAGGGGTACGGCAGCATATTGAGGCAGGAAAGCCCTTCCTGGGGATTTGCGTGGGCATGCAAATCCTCTTTGAAGGCTCGGAGGAAGCGCCAGGAACGCCGGGGCTGGGCCTGGTGCCGGGGTGGCTGGCCCGCTTCAAGGCCGCGCGGGTGCCGCAGATGGGGTGGAATACGGTGGAGTATAGCGCCCACTTTAAGCACCTTTCGGGCCGCTATTTCTATTTTGTGCACTCCTATTTTGCTCCTTTGGTGGAAGGGAGCGTGGGTATCACCGACTACAGTGGAACCCGCTTTACTGCGCTTTATGCGCGCAATAACGTGGTAGCCACCCAGTTCCACCCCGAGAAAAGCGGAGCGGTGGGACTGGCTTTGCTGGAGGTTACCCGGCTGTACTTCGCCGCCAGACAGTAGCCTGTAGAGCGGGCAGATTGGTTGTGCTCACCCTGCTTTTTGCCCGACTGTTACCTGGCCTGTAAAAGATCTTTTTCGGTGATCAGGCGACCCTGCCCTCCAACGGCGGTGGCTGCCAGAGAGCCCGCCAGGTTACCCAAACGGGCGGCCACAAAGGGGTCTTTGCCTTGCAGGATGGCATGGGCGAAGGTGGCCGTAAAGGCATCCCCCGAGCCGGTGGTGTCTACCACTTCTTCTAGGGGGTAAGGCTCAATTAGTTCTTGCCGGGTGGGGGTAATCACGATGGAGCCCATCGCTCCGACCTTAACGACCACCGTCTCGAGGCCCCAGCCCTTGAGCTCGTTAACCCCATCGCTAATCGAAGCGGTGCCGGTCAGGGCCAGCAACTCCACCTGGTTCATCAGCAGGTACGGAACACCCCGCAGAATGTCCAGCAGCTCCTTGCCGGCGGCCCGCACTGCGCCGGTGCCGAGGTCAACAAAAATGGGCAGTTCGCGTTTGCGGGCTGCGTCCAGGGCGTTGATGGCGTACTGCTTTTGCGGCCCGCCCACAAAGGCATAAGCGGAGAAAACAACGGCGTCAACCTGGTCGAGCATCCTGGCCTTGAACTCGGCTGCATCGAGGTAGCGGCTGGCGCCCCCCGCTGAAATCATGGAGCGTTCGCCCCCAGGAATTAGCAAGATCAGGATCGAAGAGGTGGTTTGCTCGAGATCTACTTGTAGATATTTGAGGTCAACGTTTACTTTCTCAAGCTCCGACAAAGCCACGCTACGGAAGGGATCGTTCCCTACCCGGCTGGCCAGATATACCTTGTTGCCCAGACTGGCCAGGTGAGCGGCCAGGGTGCCTCCTGCGCCTCCAGGCTTCATTAAGGCTCGCTGCGCCGGAACCTCCTCGCCAGGCTCTGGGATTCGCTCGAGAAAATAAATTAGGTCAACTGATACGTCTCCTACGACAAAGAACCGCATTCCGGCCTCCCAGCCACCGTTTCCCGCTTGCAGGGCTTACTGTTACTATAGTCTAGCGGTATAGCCAACTGATGTGGAGTAGCCTATCCCACCCATATGAGAAATCGCTAACAAGGCTATAGCTTAGCTGATTTTAACGAGCAAATGTTCAAATTGCTGCAAGCTCAGGGCCTCACCCCGAACCTTGGGGGAAAGATTAAGGATCTGCAGAGCTTTGGAAACCTTTTCAGGGTCGTAGCCCCCCGCTTTGAGGGCATTGAGTAAGGTTTTGCGTCGCTGGGCAAACGCCGCTTCGATCAGGCGGAACAGCGCGGGGTGGTCGGGCTTGGTGTTGGGGTTCAAGCAAACTACCGAACTCGTGACCCTGGGTGGAGGAAAAAAAGCACCGGGGGGTAAGTCCACGATGCGCCGAGCTTGCGCGTGGTACTGCACCCGCAAACTCAGGAGACCATATTCGGGCGTACCAGGTAGAGCGGTCATGCGCACGGCTACCTCTTTTTGAACTAGAACCACCATGCGGCGGAACCGGCTCGAGCGCAACAGCAGGGTGATGAGGGGGGTGGCAATGTTGTAAGGCAGGTTGCCCGCAAAAAGGCTTTGGGAGGGGACACTGGCCCAGTCAAAAGCAAGGGCGTCCTCCCAGACAATTTGCACCGGCAGTCCGGCCAGGGTCTCGGTATAGACGGCCTCGAGCCGACGATCCATCTCGATAGCGACCACTTTTGCCCCCGCCTCGGCCAGCGCCCGGGTCAGGGTTCCCAGTCCAGGCCCCACCTCGTACACGGTTTCGCCAGGAGTAAAGCCTGCGGCTTCAACTATTTTTGTCAGGTAACCCTTCTCCACCAGAAAATTCTGCCCAAAACGTTTATCCGCCCGCAGGCCGTAGCGCTCCAGCAGATCCCGGACGACTTTAGGTGAAGTGAGGTTCATGGGCGTTGGGATAACCCAAACGTTTTTCTGTGCTGGCAGGCTTTTCGCTCTAGTCCCTTTATTGAAGGGTTGCGCCCACCGGCGGGATTTCTACTATTTCCCAGTCGAGCTTGTCTTCATCGAGAATCAGTTCCAGGTACTGATCCTTATCCAGAGCATCAATCAAGGCCAGTTTGTCCTTGATCAGGATGCCGTTTTTCATCACGGTGTGCCCGTACACGCCGAAGCGGTATCCCATGCGCTCGACGTAGTCGGCGTTGTGAAGCCACCACTCCTTTGCTTCGCGTCCGTTGTAGAACATTTCATCGTAGGTTTGTAGCCACGGCACCGGCCCTACATGGGCAAAATTTACGCCGTACAGATTGACCTGGGCCGGGAAGGTTTGAAACCATTTCTTCAAATCCTCGGGAAACTCGACCCCCCCTAACTCGGGATGAAACTCCTTGTGCTCGAGCTGAGCATTTCCCAGAACCATCTCGCCAGTGATGGCGGCGTGGTCGTGGTTGCCCATCAGAATGGTGATGTGCTCGGGGGCGGCCTCCTGAAAGCGTTTGATGCGCACCAGCTCGCGGATTTGCGCCCTGGCCGCCATGCGCAGGTGGTCGGGGTTGTTGGGGTCGTAGTCCTCGAGGCCGGTCAGGCGGCGGTAGTCGGCCAGCAGCTTGGGGTGCACCAAATCGCCCATCAGCACCACCCGGTAGGTGCCGCGCCGGAGGGGGTCAGAGGGCAGCCAATCCTCGCCTACCGCGTACGAGTTCTTCAGGGCCCGCCACAGCTTGGGAAAGTCGGCGTGAAGGTCTCCAATGGCAATAACCTTAATCACGGGTGTCCTTTGCTCACGAAGCCTGCCCTTTTAGCAAAGCGCGTAGCTCGCCGTAAAGTTTACGGGTTTCGTCCGGGTGTTTGCCATATCCTCCATATTTCATCACAATCTGGGCGGCTTGCTTGCCCAAACCCGCCTCCTTCAGGCGTTCAATCAAGCGGTCAATCAGTTCCTG includes the following:
- the hisH gene encoding imidazole glycerol phosphate synthase subunit HisH; the encoded protein is MKTLLIDYGSGNLHSAAKALQATGYQVTVSADPSTIDRHDLLVLPGQGHFGQVMRSFKASGFEEGVRQHIEAGKPFLGICVGMQILFEGSEEAPGTPGLGLVPGWLARFKAARVPQMGWNTVEYSAHFKHLSGRYFYFVHSYFAPLVEGSVGITDYSGTRFTALYARNNVVATQFHPEKSGAVGLALLEVTRLYFAARQ
- a CDS encoding carbohydrate kinase family protein, with the protein product MRFFVVGDVSVDLIYFLERIPEPGEEVPAQRALMKPGGAGGTLAAHLASLGNKVYLASRVGNDPFRSVALSELEKVNVDLKYLQVDLEQTTSSILILLIPGGERSMISAGGASRYLDAAEFKARMLDQVDAVVFSAYAFVGGPQKQYAINALDAARKRELPIFVDLGTGAVRAAGKELLDILRGVPYLLMNQVELLALTGTASISDGVNELKGWGLETVVVKVGAMGSIVITPTRQELIEPYPLEEVVDTTGSGDAFTATFAHAILQGKDPFVAARLGNLAGSLAATAVGGQGRLITEKDLLQAR
- a CDS encoding metallophosphoesterase; the protein is MKVIAIGDLHADFPKLWRALKNSYAVGEDWLPSDPLRRGTYRVVLMGDLVHPKLLADYRRLTGLEDYDPNNPDHLRMAARAQIRELVRIKRFQEAAPEHITILMGNHDHAAITGEMVLGNAQLEHKEFHPELGGVEFPEDLKKWFQTFPAQVNLYGVNFAHVGPVPWLQTYDEMFYNGREAKEWWLHNADYVERMGYRFGVYGHTVMKNGILIKDKLALIDALDKDQYLELILDEDKLDWEIVEIPPVGATLQ
- a CDS encoding histidinol-phosphate transaminase, which encodes MKAFKPHLQGLPSYPYKKVDASVKLDQNESPYDLPAELKQRVLQRLQHLDFNRYPALHAEDVREKLSAYLGWPMEGLVVSPGSNLLIQALVQAAGRVLDTAPSFPHYAFSAKISATPYQAIALGEGFALPMEALLEAQQKTPAVLFLPNPHAPTAQLFAERDIRRLADRAAQTGGLLVIDEAYHQFSGTDYAWLASANPHVAILRTFSKAWGLGGIRAGYLMASPEVCNVVQNFVPPFGLPAHTGQILLSVLESPGYVQGIVQTLLAEREQLFQALHSHPTWKVYPSQTNFLLIRTPDAAAAYSALLEQGILVRRQDHYLGLEGCIRVSVGTPQENRRFLQAAFSLAEVPHA
- the rsmA gene encoding 16S rRNA (adenine(1518)-N(6)/adenine(1519)-N(6))-dimethyltransferase RsmA — translated: MNLTSPKVVRDLLERYGLRADKRFGQNFLVEKGYLTKIVEAAGFTPGETVYEVGPGLGTLTRALAEAGAKVVAIEMDRRLEAVYTETLAGLPVQIVWEDALAFDWASVPSQSLFAGNLPYNIATPLITLLLRSSRFRRMVVLVQKEVAVRMTALPGTPEYGLLSLRVQYHAQARRIVDLPPGAFFPPPRVTSSVVCLNPNTKPDHPALFRLIEAAFAQRRKTLLNALKAGGYDPEKVSKALQILNLSPKVRGEALSLQQFEHLLVKIS
- the hisB gene encoding imidazoleglycerol-phosphate dehydratase HisB, which translates into the protein MRSATIERNTAETQIKLSLSLDGVSQASISTGLGFLDHMLLAFQRHGRFGLVVEARGDLAVDVHHLVEDVGIVLGMAFKQAVGEGRGIERYGEASVPMDETLVQVVLDFSGRSYLAFAPEELGIEGTAGGLNAYHLREFLRGLCNHAGLTLHVRVLAGREAHHVLEAAFKALARALYQATRLTRTDLPSTKEVL